The following are encoded together in the Myxococcus guangdongensis genome:
- a CDS encoding S41 family peptidase, whose protein sequence is MPTRLYPRLLLATVLLATSAHAASPFLKPGDEVVDHVRSRFYDAKRGEAWATKHQGYGAAATTAEDFAQRTQAALAELNASHTVFYPRGTTGHADLSAIFQRHLKLPKVEVPSIGADIQETPQGFFARHVFAHGPAAKAGLLRGDRLLSVEGKPFTSVASLTQRVNKPTRFTIERTQGAQPVVLTLTPRLVNPKAEWLDTQHASTRVVDHQGRRVAYQQLYSCAGPEHQQKLQDALSDDFAQADAVVIDFRDGWGGCNPTFLNLFNRAVPRFVGIGRDGRRNAWSATWQKPVVLLVNGNSRSGKEIVAFTMKRLGLATLVGQHTAGAVLAGTPLRLSTGDLLYLAVEAVEVEGVLLEGVGVPVDVEVPDALPYASGKDPQLDKALDVAAAAVPSP, encoded by the coding sequence ATGCCGACGCGTCTCTATCCCCGCCTCCTGCTGGCCACCGTCCTGCTCGCCACGAGCGCCCACGCCGCCAGCCCGTTCCTCAAGCCCGGTGACGAAGTCGTCGACCATGTCCGCTCGCGCTTCTACGACGCGAAGCGCGGCGAGGCCTGGGCCACGAAGCACCAGGGCTACGGCGCCGCCGCCACCACCGCCGAAGACTTCGCCCAGCGCACCCAGGCCGCCCTCGCCGAACTCAACGCCTCGCACACCGTCTTCTACCCGCGCGGCACCACCGGCCACGCCGACCTCTCCGCCATCTTCCAGCGCCACCTCAAGCTCCCCAAGGTCGAGGTCCCCAGCATCGGCGCCGACATCCAGGAGACCCCACAGGGGTTCTTCGCCCGCCACGTCTTCGCCCACGGCCCCGCCGCGAAAGCGGGCCTGCTGCGCGGAGACCGTCTCCTCTCCGTCGAAGGCAAACCCTTCACCTCCGTCGCCTCACTCACCCAGCGCGTCAACAAGCCCACGCGCTTCACCATCGAGCGCACCCAAGGCGCCCAACCCGTCGTCCTCACCCTCACCCCGCGCCTCGTGAACCCCAAGGCCGAGTGGCTCGACACCCAGCACGCCAGCACCCGCGTCGTCGACCACCAGGGCCGCCGTGTCGCCTACCAACAGCTCTACTCGTGCGCCGGCCCCGAGCATCAACAGAAGCTCCAGGACGCCCTCTCGGACGACTTCGCCCAGGCTGACGCCGTCGTCATCGACTTCCGCGACGGCTGGGGCGGCTGCAACCCCACCTTCCTCAACCTCTTCAACCGCGCCGTCCCCCGCTTCGTCGGCATCGGCCGTGACGGCCGCCGCAACGCGTGGTCCGCCACCTGGCAGAAACCCGTCGTCCTCCTCGTCAACGGCAACTCCCGAAGCGGCAAGGAGATCGTCGCCTTCACCATGAAGCGACTCGGGCTCGCCACCCTCGTGGGGCAGCACACCGCGGGCGCCGTGCTCGCTGGCACCCCGCTGCGCCTGTCCACCGGAGACCTGCTCTACCTCGCCGTCGAAGCCGTCGAAGTCGAAGGCGTCCTGCTCGAGGGCGTCGGCGTCCCCGTGGACGTCGAGGTCCCCGACGCACTGCCCTACGCCTCCGGCAAGGACCCGCAGCTCGACAAGGCCCTCGATGTCGCCGCCGCGGCGGTCCCGTCACCCTGA
- a CDS encoding AHH domain-containing protein: MTLRWVVLLLLWMAITGCATGRVVRMETGEDIFLVTPHEEPDAEISAAELGDDEFEEALTELARDVPLSLNPMQAARERFGVPSRSGVYGYERGSARLIPQSRGDAEGPRLLEDYADEALTRAYGQWCERKDRPGDCLRLLDEGPLLASDGKYTWALAIAMDSVWEETAEALEDMTDPQAVVAGITASATMYLLLWSLPEPVSKGVAATLTACLIAYLGVDTVWSMLDGWLTLMRQVDRATSFEQIHAAGEAYGEVLGENAARVFVMLATVAIGNTAGLAAKSVRLPGSAQAALAVESQAGFQYAAMGSVSSVALTAEGFTIALAPNAVAMASRKGRSERHHIATNKNDVSAARGGPWTPRFRKLFAGAGMKLKDPENVVEVVGHKGPHPRQYHEYVHDRLEQALGECRKVEDCRKALTDTLRVLAREAQTPGTRIHRLLTRTP, translated from the coding sequence ATGACACTTCGTTGGGTGGTGTTGCTGCTCCTGTGGATGGCCATTACGGGGTGTGCGACGGGTCGCGTCGTGAGGATGGAGACCGGGGAGGACATCTTCCTCGTCACCCCTCACGAAGAGCCTGATGCCGAAATCAGTGCGGCTGAACTCGGAGACGACGAATTCGAGGAGGCCCTCACGGAGCTGGCGCGAGATGTTCCTCTCTCTCTCAATCCCATGCAGGCCGCGCGGGAGCGCTTCGGCGTTCCGTCCCGGAGCGGGGTGTATGGGTATGAGCGTGGTTCGGCGCGACTCATCCCTCAAAGTCGAGGGGATGCGGAGGGTCCCCGGCTGCTGGAGGATTATGCGGACGAGGCACTCACGCGCGCCTACGGCCAGTGGTGCGAACGGAAGGACCGCCCTGGGGACTGCTTGCGGCTGCTGGACGAGGGCCCGCTGTTGGCCAGTGATGGCAAGTACACGTGGGCCCTGGCCATCGCCATGGACTCGGTGTGGGAGGAGACCGCCGAAGCACTGGAGGACATGACGGACCCTCAGGCTGTCGTCGCTGGCATCACCGCCTCCGCGACGATGTACCTGCTCTTGTGGTCGCTGCCCGAGCCGGTGAGCAAAGGCGTGGCGGCGACCCTGACGGCATGCCTCATCGCCTACCTGGGCGTGGACACAGTGTGGAGCATGCTGGACGGGTGGTTGACCCTGATGCGGCAGGTGGACCGGGCGACGAGCTTCGAGCAGATCCATGCGGCGGGTGAAGCGTACGGCGAGGTGCTCGGGGAGAACGCGGCACGCGTCTTCGTCATGCTGGCCACGGTGGCCATCGGAAACACGGCGGGGCTGGCGGCGAAGTCAGTGAGGCTGCCGGGTTCCGCCCAGGCGGCCCTGGCCGTGGAGTCCCAAGCGGGCTTCCAGTACGCGGCCATGGGCAGCGTGAGTTCGGTCGCCTTGACGGCGGAGGGGTTCACCATCGCGCTCGCGCCGAACGCCGTGGCCATGGCGAGCCGGAAAGGGCGCAGCGAGCGTCATCACATCGCAACGAACAAGAACGATGTCTCCGCCGCTCGCGGTGGGCCCTGGACGCCAAGGTTCAGGAAGCTATTCGCAGGAGCCGGGATGAAGCTGAAGGACCCCGAGAACGTTGTCGAAGTCGTAGGCCACAAGGGGCCACATCCGCGGCAGTATCACGAGTACGTCCATGATCGACTGGAGCAAGCCTTGGGGGAGTGCCGCAAGGTAGAAGATTGCCGGAAGGCTCTGACGGATACGCTCCGTGTTCTCGCCAGAGAAGCGCAGACCCCAGGAACCAGAATCCACAGGCTTTTGACTCGCACCCCGTGA
- a CDS encoding imm11 family protein, which produces MPNPSRYFRLREDVQGGNWFLGDPLDETGSEVEAIWQFTRGRSIQLAGRLKFPIEEPGRWLDYCTAGAGGAPVVHVRVANLFAELAPDDVQLIPVDVEGRPEQHVLLVATKLIRCIDDEASEEATYYQPEDDVPEKLGQYKGIYGMRIDRTKVGGAKVFRTWGWEIALVISEDLKVALERAKITGAKFEEV; this is translated from the coding sequence ATGCCGAATCCGTCCCGATACTTCAGGCTCAGAGAAGACGTTCAGGGTGGGAACTGGTTCCTTGGAGACCCGCTGGATGAGACAGGCAGCGAGGTCGAAGCCATCTGGCAGTTCACCCGGGGGCGGTCCATCCAGCTTGCAGGCCGCCTGAAGTTTCCTATTGAGGAGCCCGGAAGGTGGTTGGACTACTGTACAGCCGGCGCCGGTGGCGCTCCTGTTGTCCACGTCCGGGTGGCCAACCTCTTCGCCGAGCTGGCGCCTGATGATGTGCAGTTGATACCCGTCGATGTCGAAGGTCGCCCGGAACAACATGTCCTGCTCGTCGCCACGAAGCTGATCCGCTGCATCGACGACGAGGCCTCGGAAGAGGCGACGTACTACCAGCCCGAGGATGATGTGCCGGAGAAGCTCGGCCAGTACAAAGGCATCTACGGGATGCGAATCGACCGCACGAAGGTGGGCGGCGCAAAGGTCTTCCGCACCTGGGGATGGGAGATCGCCCTCGTCATCTCCGAGGACCTCAAGGTGGCCCTGGAGCGCGCGAAAATCACAGGGGCGAAGTTCGAGGAGGTCTGA
- a CDS encoding LuxR C-terminal-related transcriptional regulator gives MLDASLSPLRLALVAEDPLARGALSRVLGDQGSELQLLASGTQVELETTRGEAPDVVLWDTGLRLADTEARVDTPDLGAPVLALVADEAAGELALGAGAKGLLFRDVSPGPLTAALYAVARGLSVFDPGLSELRASTRTSAAVSTNTQGPDALTPREREVLALLAEGLSNKAIADRLGISEHTAKFHVNAVLAKLGVQRRTEAVVRAARMGLVTL, from the coding sequence GTGTTGGATGCATCCCTCTCACCCTTGCGTCTCGCGTTGGTCGCGGAGGACCCGCTCGCTCGGGGTGCGCTCTCACGGGTGCTCGGGGACCAGGGGAGCGAGCTGCAGTTGCTGGCCTCGGGCACACAGGTGGAGCTGGAGACCACGCGAGGCGAAGCGCCTGACGTGGTCCTCTGGGACACCGGTCTGCGCCTCGCCGATACAGAGGCGCGAGTGGACACACCGGACCTGGGCGCGCCGGTGCTCGCGCTGGTCGCGGACGAAGCAGCGGGCGAGCTGGCACTCGGAGCAGGAGCCAAGGGACTGTTGTTCCGAGACGTAAGCCCGGGTCCGCTCACGGCGGCGCTGTACGCCGTGGCGAGAGGGCTCTCGGTGTTCGACCCGGGGCTCTCGGAGCTGCGGGCAAGCACGAGGACCTCGGCCGCCGTGAGCACGAACACGCAGGGACCAGATGCCCTCACGCCGAGGGAGCGAGAGGTGCTCGCGTTGCTGGCCGAGGGCCTGTCGAACAAGGCCATCGCGGACCGACTCGGCATCAGCGAGCACACGGCCAAGTTCCACGTGAACGCGGTGCTCGCCAAGCTGGGGGTCCAGCGACGCACCGAGGCCGTCGTCCGCGCCGCCCGAATGGGCCTCGTCACGCTGTGA
- a CDS encoding AAA family ATPase, which produces MANQDWVSRLLSGRASVDKGLNVHLSERDGGSLHDKMRQAYWWITNNAVICPYYDIEFGGSAALKSSAGDELHLPEDMSYSSFVLIPLLTLFTCRRALLIGGPGRGKTTSAVLMALLSGMSREDIHRSIQRGHPQLSIADLLGAPLPSDMLKAEDLSAVKVSWRKWITQRVKIIDEYNRIPTKTQSALLSLMAEGYAEMMDQYVYAGRSSWFLTANDDQGGGTFQVIEALKDRLDVVVRAVPFNSNFIDTLLQRIEADKSPEEMLPKDIVFTPGELERAYTSILEVEVPRDVLERVAFFLGQLDFCRMASPRFEFKHKDTLKLAGQTVSAVCNEQCPLDKKVHLCTQTENGVSVRAYQTILHYAKALAFFRGHSVVELEDFRQIAPWVLHEKLVPNTRSAFFEVKGHKLLLQDRVAWIRHMFDMAMGHHDKHEPIRRKVGVLREQLDKGLSGIDLPTTEKRLTTVTALMNELLTKQELSGPIYEDLIHLKSMYSRYRNYATWLKENPGGGGRP; this is translated from the coding sequence ATGGCGAACCAGGATTGGGTGTCGCGCCTGCTGTCCGGGCGCGCGTCGGTGGACAAGGGGCTCAACGTCCACCTCTCCGAGCGTGACGGCGGCAGCCTCCACGACAAGATGCGGCAGGCGTACTGGTGGATCACCAACAACGCCGTCATCTGCCCCTACTACGACATCGAGTTCGGCGGCTCCGCCGCCCTCAAGAGCAGCGCCGGGGACGAGCTCCACCTCCCCGAGGACATGAGCTACAGCTCCTTCGTCCTCATCCCCCTGCTCACCCTCTTCACCTGCCGCCGAGCCCTCCTCATCGGCGGCCCCGGCCGCGGAAAGACCACCTCCGCCGTCCTCATGGCCCTGCTCTCCGGCATGTCCCGCGAGGACATCCACCGCTCCATCCAACGCGGCCACCCCCAGCTCTCCATCGCCGACCTGCTCGGCGCCCCCCTCCCGTCCGACATGCTCAAGGCGGAGGACCTCTCCGCCGTCAAGGTGAGCTGGCGCAAGTGGATCACCCAACGCGTCAAGATCATCGACGAGTACAACCGCATCCCCACCAAGACGCAGTCCGCCCTGCTCTCCCTCATGGCCGAGGGCTACGCGGAGATGATGGACCAGTACGTCTACGCGGGCCGCTCGTCCTGGTTCCTCACCGCCAATGACGACCAGGGCGGCGGCACCTTCCAGGTCATCGAGGCCCTCAAGGACCGCCTCGACGTCGTCGTGCGCGCCGTCCCCTTCAACTCGAACTTCATCGACACCCTCCTCCAGCGCATCGAAGCCGACAAGTCCCCGGAGGAGATGCTCCCCAAGGACATCGTCTTCACCCCTGGCGAGCTGGAGCGCGCCTACACGTCCATCCTCGAAGTCGAGGTCCCCCGCGACGTCCTCGAGCGCGTGGCCTTCTTCCTGGGCCAGCTCGACTTCTGCCGCATGGCGTCCCCCCGCTTCGAGTTCAAGCACAAGGACACCCTCAAGCTCGCCGGGCAGACGGTGTCCGCCGTGTGCAACGAGCAGTGCCCGCTCGACAAGAAGGTGCACCTCTGCACGCAGACGGAGAACGGCGTCAGCGTGCGCGCCTACCAGACCATCCTCCACTACGCGAAGGCGCTCGCCTTCTTCCGCGGCCACTCCGTCGTGGAGCTGGAGGACTTCCGTCAAATCGCCCCGTGGGTGCTGCACGAGAAGCTGGTCCCCAACACCCGCAGCGCCTTCTTCGAGGTGAAGGGCCACAAGCTCCTCCTCCAGGACCGCGTCGCGTGGATTCGCCACATGTTCGACATGGCCATGGGCCACCACGACAAGCACGAGCCCATCCGCCGCAAGGTGGGCGTGCTGCGCGAGCAACTCGACAAGGGCCTGTCAGGCATCGACCTGCCCACCACCGAGAAGCGCCTCACCACCGTCACCGCGCTGATGAACGAGCTGCTCACGAAGCAGGAGCTCTCCGGCCCCATCTATGAGGACCTCATCCACTTGAAGTCCATGTACAGCCGCTATCGGAACTACGCGACGTGGCTCAAGGAGAACCCGGGCGGCGGAGGTCGGCCATGA
- a CDS encoding M48 family metalloprotease, whose amino-acid sequence MSPSRFTPEHIEQCWHRALALWDVQVRLSPPEPHVPFHPDADHANEPLAYIDLVKRQVFVHFELLQSMGAADSLMAVLAHEIGHHARFPHTLGWDAELRVVEQRLLPGLKQSLTNLFYDLQVNEVVGRTHAEDLCRVYRGFQRTSGDAPTSPLFFFYLAIYEELWGRAPGDLVPPAAMAPMEEQFPGLRAEARMFAQTFYALPNPRLQFLYFCATFIRYLGKPDELSYVLPLGDDVSQPDVDDWDAALQSGGRWEDVLDEARKRGWLDAVPATEAPDLLDQIRRITHHLPGTGDGRLRRALVARHYRRLVDQHLVKLPSAPSRPEPYLRTTPEAWEYGDDPSAIDWTLTVLTQGHLAAVSPLRRELEADVPPPSELGVPSVEIYLDTSGSMPNPAQQLNSMTLAAQVLSASALRKKAKVRGIIYSHHAPVVSPWMYDEERARDFLLGYIGGGTLYPFDILSGLSQEEPDALRVIISDSDFLANVTEKGAMEALVRAARRSRLLVAFLALGEDVRARQVLGPVLKERNFRLVVVKWLSDFGQAAAALSQALLEK is encoded by the coding sequence ATGAGCCCGTCGCGCTTCACGCCCGAGCACATCGAGCAGTGCTGGCATCGAGCGCTGGCGCTGTGGGACGTGCAGGTGCGGCTGAGCCCTCCGGAGCCCCACGTCCCCTTCCACCCGGACGCGGACCACGCGAACGAGCCGCTCGCGTACATCGACCTCGTCAAGCGACAGGTCTTCGTACACTTCGAGCTGCTCCAATCCATGGGCGCGGCGGACAGCTTGATGGCGGTGCTCGCGCATGAAATCGGCCACCACGCGAGGTTCCCTCACACGCTCGGCTGGGACGCGGAGCTGCGCGTCGTGGAGCAGCGGCTCCTCCCCGGGCTGAAGCAGTCGCTCACCAACCTCTTCTACGACTTGCAGGTAAACGAGGTGGTGGGGCGCACCCACGCGGAGGACCTGTGCCGCGTGTACCGGGGCTTCCAGCGCACGAGTGGCGACGCGCCGACCTCGCCCCTGTTCTTCTTCTACCTCGCCATCTACGAGGAGCTGTGGGGCCGCGCGCCCGGGGACCTGGTGCCCCCCGCGGCGATGGCGCCGATGGAGGAGCAGTTCCCAGGCCTGCGCGCGGAGGCGCGGATGTTCGCGCAGACGTTCTACGCGCTGCCGAACCCGCGGCTTCAGTTCCTGTACTTCTGCGCCACCTTCATCCGCTACCTCGGCAAGCCCGACGAGCTGTCCTACGTCCTGCCGCTGGGCGACGACGTCTCACAGCCGGACGTGGATGACTGGGACGCCGCGCTCCAGAGTGGGGGCCGCTGGGAGGACGTGCTCGACGAGGCGCGCAAGCGCGGGTGGCTCGACGCGGTGCCCGCCACGGAGGCGCCGGACCTGCTGGACCAGATTCGCCGCATCACCCATCACCTGCCCGGCACGGGGGATGGGAGGCTGCGCAGGGCGCTCGTCGCGCGGCACTACCGGCGGCTCGTCGACCAGCACCTGGTGAAGCTGCCGTCCGCGCCGTCCCGTCCGGAGCCGTACCTGCGCACCACGCCCGAGGCCTGGGAGTATGGCGACGACCCGTCCGCCATCGACTGGACGTTGACGGTGCTCACGCAGGGGCATCTGGCCGCGGTGTCGCCGCTCCGCCGTGAGCTGGAGGCCGACGTGCCGCCTCCGTCCGAGCTCGGCGTGCCGTCGGTGGAGATCTACCTGGACACCAGCGGCTCCATGCCCAACCCCGCGCAGCAGCTCAACTCGATGACGCTGGCGGCGCAGGTGCTGTCCGCCTCCGCGCTGCGCAAGAAGGCGAAGGTGCGCGGCATCATCTATTCGCACCACGCGCCCGTCGTCTCGCCGTGGATGTACGACGAGGAGCGGGCGCGCGACTTCCTCCTGGGCTACATCGGCGGAGGCACGCTGTATCCCTTCGACATCCTGAGCGGGCTGTCCCAGGAGGAGCCGGACGCGCTGCGGGTCATCATCTCCGACAGCGACTTCCTGGCGAACGTGACGGAGAAGGGGGCGATGGAGGCGCTGGTGCGCGCGGCGAGGCGCTCGCGGTTGCTCGTGGCGTTCCTCGCGTTGGGGGAGGACGTGCGAGCGCGGCAGGTGCTCGGGCCCGTGTTGAAGGAGCGCAACTTCCGCCTGGTGGTGGTGAAATGGCTGTCGGACTTCGGCCAGGCCGCCGCGGCCCTGTCCCAGGCTTTGCTGGAGAAGTGA
- a CDS encoding phenylacetate--CoA ligase family protein has product MARVTLGLPSDARVAPRANIRRDTASQRVHVPWARGLARELSHFASLEDEGEARAALESRLGALRGTLLASPYYTRRLREAGLHSGDLRTLADLEHFPTLERGVLATHWDEVPRPLEPEDEGVVVRSSGSTGEPVKVVRDRLDCLHMWAVLRFWLERAGAVLPPRPRVVLLDALPGGLEYSVRLRILEEGALHRVSVLREDARERLCRVRPTVLFSDPEGLRWLAEQREVPTPALVLTSAQHLPQDTREALARVVPAPVLNYYASTETGPLAWECLQGVGRFHVLAPDVWLEPREGEVVVTRLRPSVLPLLRYRPGDSGAVRRDTCPCGFHGWTLEGFGGRGACHFTTPSGRQVDAWALAWVFKHHTLRAFRLTQVEGTRFELELADARAQDVPALCERLLAALRNLGWRESPRIDVRAVSAESLATGTKPLPFRVL; this is encoded by the coding sequence ATGGCGCGAGTGACGTTGGGGCTCCCGTCGGACGCGCGCGTGGCACCTCGCGCGAACATCCGCCGGGACACCGCCTCGCAGCGAGTCCATGTCCCCTGGGCGAGGGGCCTCGCCCGCGAGCTGTCGCACTTCGCGTCGCTCGAGGACGAGGGAGAAGCCCGCGCGGCGCTGGAGTCGCGGTTGGGAGCGCTGCGCGGCACGCTGCTCGCCTCGCCGTACTACACGCGGCGGCTTCGTGAGGCCGGATTGCATTCGGGAGATTTGCGAACGCTCGCGGACCTGGAGCACTTCCCCACGCTGGAGCGCGGCGTGCTCGCCACGCACTGGGACGAGGTGCCTCGCCCCCTGGAGCCCGAGGACGAGGGCGTGGTGGTGCGCAGCTCCGGCTCCACGGGGGAGCCGGTGAAGGTGGTGAGGGACAGGCTCGACTGCCTTCACATGTGGGCGGTGCTGCGGTTCTGGCTGGAGCGTGCGGGTGCGGTATTGCCGCCGCGTCCACGCGTGGTGTTGCTGGACGCGTTGCCTGGAGGGCTGGAGTACTCGGTGCGGCTGCGCATCCTCGAGGAGGGGGCGCTGCATCGAGTCTCGGTATTGCGGGAGGACGCGCGAGAGCGGCTGTGCCGGGTGCGGCCGACGGTCCTCTTCTCGGACCCGGAGGGTCTGCGCTGGCTGGCGGAGCAGCGCGAGGTTCCCACGCCCGCGCTGGTGCTCACCTCAGCGCAGCACCTGCCCCAGGACACGCGCGAGGCACTGGCGCGCGTGGTGCCGGCGCCGGTGCTCAACTACTACGCCTCGACGGAGACAGGCCCGCTCGCGTGGGAGTGCCTGCAGGGCGTGGGGCGCTTCCATGTCCTCGCGCCGGATGTGTGGCTGGAGCCGAGGGAGGGCGAGGTCGTGGTGACGCGGCTGCGGCCCAGCGTGTTGCCCCTGTTGCGCTATCGCCCCGGGGACTCGGGCGCCGTGCGACGGGACACGTGTCCCTGCGGCTTCCACGGCTGGACACTGGAGGGCTTCGGGGGACGAGGCGCATGTCACTTCACGACGCCCTCGGGTCGACAGGTGGACGCGTGGGCGCTGGCGTGGGTGTTCAAGCACCACACGCTGCGCGCCTTCCGTCTGACGCAGGTGGAGGGCACGCGCTTCGAGCTGGAGCTGGCCGACGCCCGAGCGCAGGACGTGCCCGCGCTGTGCGAGCGCCTCCTCGCGGCCCTGCGCAACCTCGGCTGGCGCGAGTCTCCGCGGATTGACGTGCGCGCCGTGAGCGCCGAGTCCCTGGCCACGGGCACCAAGCCCCTGCCCTTCCGCGTCTTGTGA
- a CDS encoding sensor histidine kinase, producing MRALAPLSPDPRKAWSWLQRSRLGRYGVALLFFCFALLLQLELWPLMSTSPFLFFYGAVMVAGWWGGWGPSLIVTTLSLVAVDHYFLPPRLTLQMRSADVLALGIFALLAIFITKLNVSLSRALEERASLLERAHQARAASEAARTRLHTIFMQAPAQIFFLRGASHDFDFSNARNSSLLKQRDALGKPFQPGVVKVGEEDARDVLDRVYTTGEPFVSGAVPLRFLQSDGMEKETFHNLVYQPTRDTQGQVDGIAGFGFDVTDLVHARQRAEALATELRQAEFRTRVLAEVSTVLASSLDYEGTMRNLARLVVPALADWCFVDLAQPDGTFRRLEVAHARPEDAPTAAEVLQFNLMPEGNPRHPPTAALLRGEAILLEEMTPAHIKRSAHNENHARVMLATGLRSFIAVPLVVRGHTMGVFSFFTSFSNRRYTQADLAFGLELAYRAALSMENARLYREAQEAIRLRDEFLSIASHELKTPLTPLSLKLQALSRELERHPDNIPYAVVKGYVDTGARQVKKLAELVGDLLDVSRIAAGRLALELEDVDLGALIREVASRYEAHAARSGSSLQVEGGDAGLVGRWDRLRLEQVVTNLIDNAVKYGAGKPIVLSLEQGASRARLKVRDQGIGIAPEHLPRLFGRFERAVSERHYGGLGLGLYITRTLVEAMGGRVRVESEQGRGSIFTVDLPRERVVPVDVSASQPQ from the coding sequence ATGCGCGCCCTGGCCCCCCTGTCTCCCGACCCCCGGAAGGCCTGGAGCTGGCTGCAGCGCTCCCGGCTCGGACGCTATGGCGTCGCGCTGCTCTTCTTCTGCTTCGCGCTGCTGCTCCAACTGGAGCTGTGGCCGCTGATGTCCACCAGCCCCTTCCTCTTCTTCTACGGCGCCGTCATGGTCGCCGGCTGGTGGGGCGGCTGGGGGCCCTCCCTCATCGTGACGACGCTGTCGCTCGTCGCCGTGGACCACTACTTCCTCCCCCCGCGGCTCACCCTCCAGATGCGCTCCGCGGACGTGCTCGCCCTGGGCATCTTCGCGCTCCTCGCCATCTTCATCACCAAGCTCAACGTGTCGCTCAGCCGCGCGCTGGAGGAGCGCGCCAGCCTGCTCGAGCGCGCGCACCAGGCCCGCGCCGCGTCCGAGGCCGCCAGGACACGCCTGCACACCATCTTCATGCAGGCCCCCGCGCAAATCTTCTTCCTGCGCGGCGCCTCGCACGACTTCGACTTCTCCAACGCCCGAAACAGCTCGCTGCTCAAGCAGCGCGACGCCCTGGGCAAGCCCTTCCAGCCGGGCGTGGTGAAGGTGGGCGAAGAGGACGCGCGCGACGTGCTGGACCGCGTCTACACCACGGGCGAGCCCTTCGTGAGCGGCGCCGTCCCGCTGCGCTTCCTCCAGTCCGACGGCATGGAGAAGGAGACCTTCCACAACCTCGTCTACCAGCCCACGCGCGACACCCAGGGACAGGTGGACGGCATCGCCGGCTTCGGCTTCGACGTCACCGACCTGGTGCACGCCCGCCAGCGCGCCGAGGCCCTGGCCACCGAGCTGCGCCAGGCCGAGTTCCGCACCCGCGTGCTCGCCGAGGTCAGCACCGTGCTCGCCTCGTCGCTCGACTACGAGGGCACCATGCGCAACCTGGCGCGGCTCGTGGTGCCCGCGCTCGCGGACTGGTGCTTCGTGGACCTGGCCCAACCCGACGGCACCTTCCGCCGCCTGGAGGTCGCCCACGCCCGCCCCGAGGACGCCCCCACCGCCGCCGAGGTCCTCCAGTTCAACCTCATGCCCGAGGGCAACCCGCGCCACCCGCCCACCGCCGCGCTGCTGCGGGGCGAGGCCATCCTCCTGGAGGAGATGACGCCCGCGCACATCAAGCGCAGCGCGCACAACGAGAACCACGCCCGGGTGATGCTGGCCACGGGGCTGCGCTCGTTCATCGCCGTGCCCCTGGTGGTCCGCGGCCACACCATGGGCGTGTTCAGCTTCTTCACCTCGTTCTCCAACCGCCGCTACACCCAGGCGGACCTCGCGTTCGGCTTGGAGTTGGCCTATCGCGCGGCGCTCTCCATGGAGAACGCGCGGCTGTACCGCGAGGCCCAGGAGGCCATCCGCCTGCGCGACGAGTTCCTCTCCATCGCGAGCCACGAGCTGAAGACGCCGCTGACGCCGCTGAGCCTCAAGCTCCAGGCGCTCTCACGCGAGCTGGAGCGGCACCCGGACAACATCCCCTACGCCGTGGTGAAGGGCTACGTGGACACCGGGGCCAGGCAGGTGAAGAAGCTGGCGGAGCTGGTAGGCGACCTGCTCGACGTGTCGCGCATCGCCGCGGGCAGGCTGGCGCTGGAGCTGGAGGACGTGGACCTGGGGGCGCTCATCCGCGAGGTGGCGTCGCGCTACGAGGCCCATGCGGCCCGGTCCGGCTCCTCGCTCCAGGTGGAGGGCGGCGATGCGGGGCTCGTGGGGCGATGGGACCGGCTGCGGCTGGAGCAGGTGGTCACCAACCTCATCGACAACGCGGTGAAGTACGGCGCGGGCAAGCCCATCGTGTTGAGTCTGGAACAGGGCGCGAGCCGCGCGCGCCTCAAGGTGCGAGACCAGGGCATCGGCATCGCGCCCGAGCACCTGCCGCGCCTGTTCGGCCGCTTCGAGCGCGCCGTGTCCGAGCGCCACTACGGCGGGCTGGGACTGGGGCTCTACATCACCCGGACCCTGGTGGAGGCCATGGGGGGACGGGTGCGCGTGGAGAGCGAGCAGGGCCGCGGCTCCATCTTCACCGTGGACCTGCCTCGGGAGCGTGTCGTTCCAGTTGACGTGTCGGCGTCCCAGCCGCAGTAA